TACCATGTAATATAAATCTGTAATTGACATCTTTCCATGCCCTGGCCTGAACCTTAAATTATCCTATTTAAGATCTGGCTTTCAGTATAGagcaaaattaaaaagaaaagcacAAAAGCCTGCAAGTTGGTCTTCTGCCTGAGGCTTTAACTTGTGAATGTTTAGGAAaggtaaaaataataaataaataacagagaAAACTGTGCAAAGTTAACACTGTAGGAAACCTACACTAAATTCTTGACTCACTTCACTTCCTGAAGTCGGGAAcaccactaatgtaatgtaatctaatatTTGTGGTTCGCTTTATGCCTataaaggttcaaggcgatttacaaagtTAAGAGCCAATATGTACATGGGAGCTTACAGAGAACAATCATCATCTGATGAAAATACAAGAATGCTCATAAAATAAGAAGGGGCATTGTCAATCTCTGCCGGTACTAACAATTTCATATTATGTGGAGTAGAAGAAGTTAAACAAACTAGTCAGTTGCCAATTATTCAATTCAGTACAGTTATTCAGTTTGATCAGGAAAATTCAAGGTTATAATCCTGGTATGTGGCTTTAGCATGAAAGTTGATCCTAGCCCTGATACTCTGGATCTTAGATCCTTGGAAATGTCTGACTTGAGAAAGACAGGCATTCTTTCTTGAACATTATAGTTCTCTGAAGCAGAGTCTTTTCATGTTATGCTATCCAGTAGAATGTAGGTGGATGGAAGTGAGATGTACTCAGCTCCTCATGGGCATTGAAAGTCCTGGTATCCCATCTTCTTCTAAAGTCTTATTCTCACATTTCTGGTTTTGTGCAGGTGGTAGGAGCAACAGCTTATGTGCAGAATTTACTGCAGAAGGTTCGGGCAGGTGCCTTCCCCACAGAGAAGGTAGGCAGAAAAGAGTGGGCGAGGGCCCACTTCATGGGAAATGGGATGCATTTTTCCACCTAAacccatctctccttttcccccattctctatttctgtgaacaacgCCCTCATGCGCCCTGTCTCGTTGGCTTGCAACCtcagggtaatctttgactcatctctctccttctcttcacatatccaacagactgccaaaacctggtTCTTTACctacaatattgctaaaatcagacccttcctttctaagcgcactgctaagaccctcatcacctctcacctagactactgcaacctgcttagCCTTTTGctaaatcatatctctcctcttcggtctgttcagaactctgctgcatgcctcatattccgtCAGTGTCGCTATGTCCACTTTACCTCTCTCCTCAAATCACCTCATTGGGTCCCTATcggtttccacatacagttcaaactcctcttaatgaTCTACAAGTGTATTTGCTTCTCAGTTCCTTAGTATCTCTCCCCATTTCCCTCCGAGCACTCTGctcatcgggtaagtctctcttatctgtacccttctatagccaactccagactccatcctttctactttgctgcaccacatgcctggaacaaactgcctgagttaGTACATCAAaatccatctctggcagtatttaaatccagactcaaagcccatttctttgaagctgctttcaattccaaactgcAATTCacttgctaagcaccaatatctgtcttattattccctctgtaattACCCCTTCTGAGCACTGtatatagatgcaccttcttgtccagtttgtcagtcttgactagattgtaagctcttttgagcagggactgtctctttaatgttttgatatacagcgctgcatatgtgtagtagcactatagaaataggtAGTATTAATATTAGAAAGGTAGCAGtgtctttttaaatttatgtgtGTGCTGCAATGTAGGTTTCTCTTGATGTTACAATTTCTTAGAACACACGAAAAACAAGAAAAGACTGCAGACAAAATGTATAAGATGCAGattatgtttattaatatataattaagTGCAGTGAATGTTACCACTCTTtgaacaaaccaagggacccaacacggtccgtgtttcggttaacacgccttcttcaggggtccaaggtTGATAAGGTTTCAAATTAaacagcaaataaaaataaacatgagcctgtGTAAATATAGGGTAATTGCTGACCGACGGTCTCCGTGTAAACTTGCTACAAAGCAGAAAACAACAGGGCAattggctgaaaaaaatccaACATGAAAACAATAAGAGCAACAAGCCGATGTGAGGATAAAAAGTAGACTTTATTCATTTATGTTGCTCCAGGTACTAAAAACAAATGCCCAACATGGCCATTCTTTTTCCAAACCGCATGTTAACACCAATTGACATTTTTATaatgcccctgaagcagccctaGGTGAAACAAGGCAAGTTCGGGCATTTGTTTTTAGTATCTAGAGCAAGATAAGTGAATAAAAATCTACCTTTTTTCTTCACGTTGGCTTGCTGCTCTTATTGTTTCCACAGTTACACTGCTGCAGATGGAAAGCaattatcgcaaactgtgtgctttgAGAGGCACATTGTGTAGGTGAGTGTGCCAGTGCCTCTTCTCCTTGTCGGCATATCTCCTCCTTACAGGCGCCTCCCCTGCTGTCCGCACCTTCCCATTGGTGAAGTAATTTCAGGGTTAACAAGCTCagagccccatctggagggctgcTGCGCAAGCGTAGatatcgacatgatgacatcacacatgcacgaACCCTCCAGCCACGACCCTGAGTTTAGTATGCCACGGCTTGGAAAGGTTTGCGAGACACCGATCTACAGTGTTCTGCTTCTATGTATCTTGTTACCCTTTCTAGTGTTCTCTTATCCTCGTTTATTTCTCAGCTGTCCTCTGCACTGTCTTTTCTTGCACGCAGGGCCTCAGCTTCCTGGAGATGAAAGATCAGCTTCTACTCATGTACCTGATGGATATTGCTTATCTGATACTGGAGAAGACATCTGGAAAGTCATTGAAGGAGCATTCATCTATCCTGCGCCTGGTGGAGACTCGTACGGTATGAGTTAGAAGAAGGAATTGGAGTATATTCCATCTCCTCTGCTCTACTGTTTTTCTTACCTCATTGATCTTGGTTTTCTGCTGACCATTTCCCCTCTCCTTGCTACAGGTTTTGGAAAAAATGCGTCCCATTGACCAGAAACTGAAGTATCAAATAGACAAGCTGGTAAAAGCATCTGTCACTGGCAGCTTGGGTGAGTGTGAGGAAGGGAAAGGGCCTCTGTAGTCTGGGTGAACAtgcgaagaacataagaattgccgctgcttgatcagaccagtggtccatcctgcccagcagtccgctcatgcggcggccccaaggtcaagaaaGGATGGACCAAAACTTTTCTGTGATAGTAGCATTAAGGGATGCTCTTATTCTCTTCCTTTTTATCATATAGGTGAGAGTGATCCTCTGCGCTTCAAGCCAAATCCAGATAACCTGATCAGTAAGGTAAGAATTCTACAGCCTCATCCGTTATCCGTTAGGGTTTCATTTTAGCTCTGCCTGCCATATTCATATCTTGGTTATCACAGAATGCTGCTGTTATGGGTTCTTGATATGTGCTAAAGAATAGAATCAGCTGAGAAAATGCTTTCATCTGAATGAACCAGTAGCACACTAATTAGATCTTGTCCTTTTTGGTTAGCAGCACACCACTCAGtatattctattttttttaagtaagtTAGCCAGCCGTTGACTGGTTAAATGGCTTGATCAGAGTTAGCTGCTAATTTTCcacagcacttaaccagctaagtacTGCTGCTGAGAAATTTGCAGTTACCGCCTAATTGAAAGCTATGTTGGGGGAGTCCCAGGGGTGGAGTCGGCCAACAGAGAATGTTGTCTACATCCTAGAAGAGCCTTGTAAAGGATGGCATTATAGCCCTAAAATTTCCCTAAATAAGGTCATACTGGTCTGATTTCTCCTTAAGGGCATATGTTACCTTGATTGAAAAGCTAATCTCAAAAAAGTTGTAAACACCAGGTCTTCAGTGGAGGGGCAGATTTCCAGTGCGACACTCTGGTGAACTTCACAGCCAAAGCATTTCAGAGACTAGCTTGCTTATAGCAAGGGGCAACATACCATTTATTTTATGAATTTGGCTCTTATATGCAAAAGTGTGTTTAGACAAAttttttctggaaaatatttttttttttccatagctaagtgaatctgaagaggagggagagaatgATGAAAGTAGTGGAGCAAAGGTTTCTGGGAAGAAGAACCCTGGCAAGATCAGGAAATATGTGCCTCCACGACTTGCCCCAATGCATTTTGGTGAGATCATGGTGACGAGATGTCATCTTTGTATCCCCAGTACTTGGATAGACTCCTTATTCACCTTTCGCATCATGAAGTATTCTTTAGATGCTGGCTCTGAGGAGAAATTACTctactttcttcctctctctcttcaccTCTTACAGATGAGACAGAAGCAGAACGGGAGCACAAGATCTTGGAGCGGGCTAAGAAGCGAGCCCTGAGCAGCTCTGTTATCCGGGAGCTGAAGGAGCAGTACTCGGAAGCACCGGAAGAGATCCGGGAGGGGCGTGGTTACCACATGATGCGGCAGAGCCAAGAGGATCAGCGCAGGTCTGTGGGATGATGAGCTGCAGTGAGATGGCTTTCATAGTCCTTGTCAGAGCCAGGGAGATGCTATCCTTGTGGTAGAGAGAGGATAGCACTCATTTATCCAATGTCCTCTCATTATTTGCAGAACTAGCTATGAGGAATCCATGATGGTACGCCTAAACCTGACCCGGAAGGAGAAGGCCCAGAAGAAGAGATCCATGGCCATGACATCACAGTTGCAGTCATTGACGCATTTTGGTGACATCAGCGCCTTGATGGGAGGAACTGGAAACCCTGGTGAGGTGAGAAGGGTAGATGTCTCAGTGAAACGAGGAGGAGGGACCTAAGCAAGTAGCAGAAATTCTTTGTAGCCCCTGGACATCTGAAAATGTCTGACATCCAACACTTTCCTGTATTTTCTTACAAATCTGTGCATAGTCCCATCCAGGTCACTCTAGACCATGAACTGTATCGAGTCTGGCTGCAGTGAACACCATTTCGTGGCATTGAATAGTAGAGAAATCTTCTTGCACTCCCTATGCTGCTGTAGTCTGCATAAGGAGTGCAATTTCTCTGTTATTCAGTACCATAATTCTGGGCTTTATGGTCATCTTCTTGTTTTTGTACTGGGACCCCCAAGTGTTATATGCATGTTATGTCTCTGGGCCTCTGAATTCTGGCTTAGTACAGGAATCTGAACTCCAGCTAGTCAGTATGGTGGTGGGTGGATGGGTTTCTCTTGTGCAGCTCTGGAAAgctaatttttctctctctcaccaggAGGTTGTACCCCCTGTAAAGCGATCAAAGAAAACACTGAAacgaggaaagaaaaagaaaggtgaGAGAAACTTAGTCAGCTGAGTGTGTGACATATTCCCACGGGGGTTCTAGGTGAATTGGGCAAGGAACACATTTCTCCACCTTGTCTTCagctttctttctcccttagatGCTGTTGTTATTCCCTATCTCTTTCACTCTTTGTGGCTCTTTCACTATTCTTGCCACTTTGTCTCCTCATTGTTGTTTCTCGTTGTGTATTTTGCTTGCAGGGTTTCGGAGGTGGAAGTAATACTCCATTCCTCGTTCATTCTTGTGGTGAAgaatagaaacagagtatgaagGACTGGAAAGATGGTCTACGCTCCAGACTGAGTGCCATTTGATTCTCTTTGTCCAAAAAGATGTTTGCTACTTCAATAAAACAGTGGAGAAGAATGAACCTGACTGACATTTCCCTTGGTCACTGTGATCTCTCCATCCCACAGTTTGAAGTCCATCAGCAGCCTGGAAACTCTCTGGTGTGGaaactctctctttttttctcctcaaaCCCATACCTCATTTGCAGGCCCCGATGTCCTGTTAGGGCTAGATGGTGGTCCTACTGTTGTCTTAATTGTTGGTGTTAGAGGAATCCACTATAGTCTATTTCTGTTTCCCACTCCCTCACTCCTGTAGTTGCTGGTGGTAGAAGCATAAGCTTGGGTTCAGCCGTGCTTTACCAGTCCTTCATGAAGGATACCATAAGGAAGGATTTCACAGTGAACACcatggtttggtttggtttatttataatcctCCTTATACAAGGTGAAATACATCAACACATTCATAAACAGATATAAATAACATTTCAATTAttttacaaagataaaaatgaCAACACCAAATTACATAAACAGACTGACATatcaacattaataataataataacagtttatataccgcaataccgttaagttctatgtggtttacagaagattagtggggtacaagttgagttgacgtacaagttgagttaacttaagggatgtgggattAACATCGTCAACCAACCCTGCCATGCCATCTCAAAAGGATCTATTCAGTGAGCAAACATGGAGTAGTCATAACAAAGCTGATGGTCATACTGTGTATTTCAAACAACAGAACAAATGACGTTTTAAGTTTCTTGAAAACCTGCAAACTTTCTTGCTGCTTAATGAAAGAAAGAAGCTTATTCCACTCATCTGAACCACTATATGAAAAAAACTTTTCTCTCAGTCTGCAGACTTTAACTTCTTTCTAGAAGGTATAGTCAAGTTCCTCTGTGTTGCCGAACGAAGCTTTTACATCCCAGCATAAGGTCATATGTAATCCATCAAGCCTTGCACACTTGAGTAAACCAACAGCAATAATTTGTACTTAATTCTAAACTCAATTTTTAACCAATACAGCTTACAATAATACTCTGATCTGATACATGTTCATTTCTTTGAAGCCGGAACAATGCTCGCAAAATAGAGTTTTGCATCACCTGCAGAGATTTTAGCACCTTCATTGGAATACCTAAccacattacaataatcaagaaccAGAAGCACCAACAATTGGAGAATGATTTTAAAATTCCCCCATGACACATAATGATACAGTTTACTTACCAAGTGTATCTTATAGTACACTCTCCTAATCAAACTTAGCACATGATGTCTAAATGTTAATTAAGGATCCAGAATCACTCCAAGATACCGGAATTCTGTGAACATCTGGACAACAGCATCTAGTATTCTCAGAGTTCTtattgcatagaagtttttggacccctgttcatttacaaaagttagatagttctaagtctaatagatgctggcattgtcatcttgatatagggacact
The nucleotide sequence above comes from Geotrypetes seraphini chromosome 5, aGeoSer1.1, whole genome shotgun sequence. Encoded proteins:
- the NGDN gene encoding neuroguidin, producing MSDQERVMEDLPAALELLSTLQDQVVGATAYVQNLLQKVRAGAFPTEKGLSFLEMKDQLLLMYLMDIAYLILEKTSGKSLKEHSSILRLVETRTVLEKMRPIDQKLKYQIDKLVKASVTGSLGESDPLRFKPNPDNLISKLSESEEEGENDESSGAKVSGKKNPGKIRKYVPPRLAPMHFDETEAEREHKILERAKKRALSSSVIRELKEQYSEAPEEIREGRGYHMMRQSQEDQRRTSYEESMMVRLNLTRKEKAQKKRSMAMTSQLQSLTHFGDISALMGGTGNPGEEVVPPVKRSKKTLKRGKKKKGFRRWK